The region CCCCAACCCAGTTCAGGTGATAGTGACGGTTGACAGACTTCTCAGGGAGCTAAATTCGGATTTCAAGTTCGTTTATATAGATTCCCTTTCGACATTTACGCTGTACAAGTCTCAGGAGTCGCTGGTTAAGTTTCTGAGGCAGCTTACCGGGAAAACAAGAATTCACGGAACGTTCTGTGTCATTACCGTTCTGGAGAATGAGATCGATCCCCAGCATCTCTCTCAGCTCTCTCTTCTCTGTGATTCGCTGATTGAGGTGAGATAATTGTTCAGGACTGGCATAGAGATAATTGATCGATTTGGCGGATTGAATGAGGGGCTTAATTATATTATCGAGGAACCGGGGGCAGGAGGAGAGGAATTTGCATATTACTTGCTGATGAAAAATACTGACAAGAACCTCAAGATAATCTCGATATCCGAATCCGAGGAGGAGATTTTAAAAGAGCTTGAGATGAATCTCTCGAATGAAAACTTCGACAGAATTGCGAAAAAGCTCCAGATCGTAAGTCTTGACAGGTTCTACTTCAAGGGTACATGCATACCTGTAAGGTGGGTGCTTGGCAAGGAGCCGGATCTGGAGGATTTGAAAGGAGAAGGTGACCTCTTGAGCGAACTGGCGAATCAGGTTGATGCGATTGAGGAAAATACCGTGCTTGTTCTGAACTCACTCACGGACCTTCTCAGAATTCCTGGAAAGTATGACGTTGGAGACATCCTTGCCATGATACATGGCTTGAGAAAAATCGCCTTGAGAAAGAACGTTCTGGTGCTGATTTTGATGACGAAGGGCGTCATTTCTGAGCAGTATCAGAACCTTTTCCTCAGCATCTCTGATGGAATAATGTTCTTTGAGTGGAGTAAGCAGGGAAGCATGGAAAGGTGGCTGTATTTCAGAAAGCTCTCCGGTCTTTTGCCACATCTCGAGAGGGAAAATATCACCCGCATGAAAATAAGGTTTGATCCTGTGGCGGGCTTCATGGTTACTCAGTATGAGAGGGTGCTGTGATGAGGTTGCTTTCCACGGGCATACGGGGACTGGATGCCATGCTCGGAGGGGGAATCCCTGAAGGCTATTTTGTTTCAGTAATTGGCTTTTTTGGAACTGGAAAAACGACCTTGGGGTTGCATTTTATAAATGAGGGGTTCTCGGAGGGCGATAGCTGTCTGATCATCAGCTTCGACGAGGACGAGGAAAGCATTCTGGCCACAGCGGAGAACTATGGTATGGACTTTTCACCGGGCAATGGGAGTATACAGGTTATAAAACTCGACCCCCTCGAGGTCAAGAAGAGGTTTGAAAGTTTTGAAAATGAACTCAGACACATGTTCGAAAAGATAATGCCAGCGAGAATACTTGTAGACTCCATAACCGTTCTGGAGACACTCTTCGACGATGCCGGAAGGTATTCTTTCCTCTCAAAACTAAGAGGCCTTCTGAAATCTATAAACGCTACTGCAGTGGTCACGTCCGAGTGCGATAAGGACAATCCTCTCAGGTCAAAGTTCGGTATTCTCGAATACGTTTCTGATGGCATGATCTCCATGAGAATCTACAGGGAAAATGAGCTTGAAGAAGCCACACTGGCCATTGAGGTTCTGAAAATGAGGCGAAGAGCGCACATGCGCATTCCGAGACCGTATGCAATAACCTCTTCGGGGATAGAGGTATTTCTTGAATCGGAATTGATCTGAAGGGGCAGCGGAAGACCGGGTGCGGAGGCTTTTCCGAGCTGGTCATCCAGCCTGTCATTGATTAAATAGCGCAATGTTAATATATATCTCACTTACAGTTATCATCATGAAGAGAAGAATTGTTATTCTCTTGGCTCTCTTTGTGCTGGGCGTTCTTGTTCTCGGCTGTGCCCAGCAGGAGGAAGCAAAGACAACTCCAACTCCAGCAAAAACTGCAGAGAAAACTCCAACTCCGAAACCAAAGGAAGAGAAGACACCTAAACCAACTCCAACCCCTGAGAAGAAGTCCACACCGAAACCGACACCGACACCCAAGAAAGTCGAAGCAAGCTCACCACTGGTGGAGTGTACGGTCTGCCACACCAAATCAACAGATTACAAGCCCCACGTCAATGGTGGTCAGTACTGTGCTAACTGCCACGGCAGCAACCCGCACACCATACACGTTGGGCCAGGAACGATCAACCTTGAGTGCAGCGTCTGTCACGGTCCTCCCGACAACATACAGATACCCAAGCCCATCGAAG is a window of Geoglobus acetivorans DNA encoding:
- a CDS encoding ATPase domain-containing protein, translating into MRLLSTGIRGLDAMLGGGIPEGYFVSVIGFFGTGKTTLGLHFINEGFSEGDSCLIISFDEDEESILATAENYGMDFSPGNGSIQVIKLDPLEVKKRFESFENELRHMFEKIMPARILVDSITVLETLFDDAGRYSFLSKLRGLLKSINATAVVTSECDKDNPLRSKFGILEYVSDGMISMRIYRENELEEATLAIEVLKMRRRAHMRIPRPYAITSSGIEVFLESELI